One [Clostridium] saccharolyticum WM1 DNA segment encodes these proteins:
- a CDS encoding IS30 family transposase, with the protein MSKYIPGNQKHLTLKDRVFIENSLNQNHTFKDIAKYLCKDPTTISKEVKARRSSDWYHKGTFYNTKNFCIYRFSCRKVNVCKKILVCGIKCASCPTCNQTCRDFVKERCSRLDKAPYVCNGCDKKISHCTIAHKYTYNARFADRKYHELLTNSRNGICMTKHELHQKDMIVTPLIEQGQSPYQISINHPELDMSVRTIYTYIDKGLFSARNVDLKRKPKFKPRKCHKTQITDRSVFVNRTYLDFQSLDLEYFAEMDTVHSSRESKKTLLTFYFTKEKLFLAFLMNRCTKGAVRLVFDQLEKRLGTYEFVSLFQYVLTDRGSEFGDPIGLETGINEIQRCNLYYCDPMRSGQKGGVENVHTMLRMVLPKGTSFEFLTQWDVNLIVNHINSTPRESLGGETPYNLALESFGEDTLKGLQLRRIVPDEVNLTPKLIRYNR; encoded by the coding sequence ATGAGTAAATATATTCCTGGTAACCAGAAGCATCTCACTCTGAAGGATCGTGTTTTTATTGAAAACTCTTTAAATCAAAATCATACTTTTAAAGATATTGCAAAATACCTGTGCAAAGATCCAACCACCATCTCTAAGGAAGTGAAGGCCAGGCGTTCCTCTGACTGGTATCATAAAGGCACCTTTTACAATACCAAGAACTTCTGCATTTACAGGTTTAGCTGTCGAAAAGTAAATGTCTGCAAAAAGATTCTTGTCTGCGGGATCAAATGTGCTTCCTGTCCGACCTGTAATCAAACCTGCCGGGATTTTGTGAAGGAACGCTGCTCCCGACTGGATAAAGCTCCCTACGTTTGCAATGGCTGCGACAAAAAGATCTCTCACTGCACCATTGCTCACAAATACACATACAATGCACGGTTTGCTGACCGCAAATATCATGAGTTACTCACCAATTCCAGAAACGGTATCTGCATGACAAAGCACGAACTGCATCAAAAAGATATGATTGTTACTCCTCTAATTGAGCAGGGGCAGTCTCCCTATCAGATCTCCATAAATCATCCGGAACTGGATATGTCTGTCCGCACAATCTATACCTACATTGACAAGGGTCTGTTTTCCGCCAGAAATGTAGATTTAAAGCGTAAACCTAAGTTCAAACCGCGAAAATGCCACAAGACACAGATTACGGATCGCTCTGTTTTTGTCAACAGAACCTATCTTGATTTTCAGTCTTTGGATCTTGAATACTTTGCAGAAATGGACACGGTTCATTCTTCCCGTGAATCTAAAAAGACTCTGCTGACGTTCTACTTTACAAAGGAAAAACTTTTTCTTGCATTCCTGATGAACCGATGTACCAAAGGCGCCGTACGACTTGTATTTGATCAGCTTGAGAAACGACTGGGAACCTATGAATTCGTTTCCTTATTCCAATACGTATTAACTGACCGTGGCTCCGAATTTGGCGATCCTATAGGCCTGGAGACTGGGATCAATGAAATTCAGCGCTGTAATCTTTACTACTGTGATCCAATGCGTAGCGGTCAGAAGGGGGGCGTTGAAAATGTTCATACCATGCTTCGCATGGTGCTTCCAAAAGGAACCAGCTTTGAATTTCTAACTCAATGGGACGTGAATCTGATTGTTAATCATATCAATTCCACACCACGGGAGAGTCTGGGTGGTGAAACGCCATATAATCTGGCTCTAGAATCATTTGGCGAAGACACCTTAAAAGGACTTCAGCTTAGGCGCATTGTCCCTGACGAGGTCAATCTGACACCTAAGCTGATTCGCTACAACCGTTAA